The window CTGTTATTTCAGAAGCCGCACcagaacaaaaattatttgtggTAGGGGCGTGCAACGACTTAGTTTTGTGCTGCCCAAGCGAACTTGATCAACGTGATTATTACATTTGCAATCCATACACCAAGAAATGGGTTGCTCTTCCTCCCCCTCCTCGAATCCATAATTGGGTAAGCGTAGGGTTCATTTGTGATCCCTACTACAGCTACAACTCATCTTCCACCTTCGATGATGAGGTTTCCATTAATGCTGAATATAGGTGGAGGGTTGTGCGACTACGTCAAGAGTTCTATGTGGACATCTTCTTTTCTGAGACCGGTGAATGGAGGGAGTCCGTTAATGTGGTATGCGGCCTACgaaattattttgatatcAAAACTGCTGGCGTTGCTTGCAATGggaagttgtatttttcaggTTCCGATCATGCATCCTCCTATATTCTGGAGTTGGATCCCTTCCAAGATATCAGtaatggtgatggtgatggcaATCATATTATTGTTGACAAATGTCGGTTCAGTCTGGCACCTCTTGATATGTCGTCTGAAGTGCGGGGAAATTCCATTTCGTTGTATCGGGTTCTTGGTGCATGTCGAGGGCATTTGCGGGTGACCGAGTTTGTGCTTGGTAATCATTTGTGTGTATGGGAGTTGGATGCAGGTGGTGATAATTTGAAATGGCGTTTGGTGGTCGACAAAGTTCCCTTCTTCGAGGTGGATTCTTCCTATTATGAAGATGTTTCTTTGACGCCTCTAGATGAGTGTGCAAAAACTGCGATAGGTTTCCACCCGAGTATTGGGGATACCATCTACGTAGATGCTCAGAAAATTACCAGGTGGAACTTTGGTGCAAGAATGTTTGAGTTAGTTCCAGAGATTCCAAGTCAGGACTCGCGTTGGAAT is drawn from Prunus dulcis unplaced genomic scaffold, ALMONDv2, whole genome shotgun sequence and contains these coding sequences:
- the LOC117612901 gene encoding F-box protein At5g49610-like; its protein translation is MMMNDSVDDLPEVLLVEIICRLSCIKLVFQCKCVSKRWCELISSSHFVGQYVRRQRDLKTPILGTVVVDNGTFFRMENEDGLMSLQLPVISEAAPEQKLFVVGACNDLVLCCPSELDQRDYYICNPYTKKWVALPPPPRIHNWVSVGFICDPYYSYNSSSTFDDEVSINAEYRWRVVRLRQEFYVDIFFSETGEWRESVNVVCGLRNYFDIKTAGVACNGKLYFSGSDHASSYILELDPFQDISNGDGDGNHIIVDKCRFSLAPLDMSSEVRGNSISLYRVLGACRGHLRVTEFVLGNHLCVWELDAGGDNLKWRLVVDKVPFFEVDSSYYEDVSLTPLDECAKTAIGFHPSIGDTIYVDAQKITRWNFGARMFELVPEIPSQDSRWNLNYIHPFVLPWWPTPVLSL